In one window of Candidatus Thermoplasmatota archaeon DNA:
- a CDS encoding serine hydroxymethyltransferase, translating to MEEPVTPMGNEMKNTYFLDSMRAQEKWRIEDSINLLPSENQTSPQVRALLSSEFVNRYTLPLNSVSGGEFIENAYRGTRITTEVERKAEEAAREVFKSKHACVQPMSGHIAAMITIVSTTKKGDVMCAIPPENGGYDGYAPNYLPDIFGLGAFTLPFDMDKYNLDTEAAGDVILKRKPKLVILGASLILFPYDMKPIREACDDAGSTLVYDGSHVLGLIAGGEFQNPLKEGAEILYGSTHKSFFGPQGGIILTDRKEHDESIRRNLTWRIVDNVHWNRVASMGHALLEMRAFGPKYAKQVVKNTQRLGKELKERGFPIMFEELGFSRSHQLLYDVKEMRAIYGLGLNDFSIRMERSNLIIDSVGRIGTGEITRMGFREKDLSALADLFMAATKGKNVKKDVKTLRDDFDMEYRFR from the coding sequence CCGTTACCCCGATGGGGAACGAGATGAAGAACACATACTTCTTGGACAGCATGAGGGCTCAGGAGAAGTGGCGCATTGAGGATTCCATAAACCTCCTGCCCTCGGAGAACCAGACGAGCCCACAGGTAAGGGCGCTCCTGTCATCGGAGTTCGTGAACAGGTACACGCTTCCCCTGAACTCCGTCTCCGGCGGCGAGTTCATCGAGAACGCCTACAGGGGCACCAGGATCACCACGGAGGTCGAGAGGAAGGCGGAGGAGGCGGCCCGCGAGGTCTTCAAATCGAAACACGCCTGCGTGCAGCCCATGTCGGGCCACATCGCGGCGATGATCACAATCGTGTCGACCACCAAGAAGGGCGACGTCATGTGCGCGATACCCCCGGAAAACGGAGGGTACGACGGATACGCCCCCAACTATCTGCCGGACATCTTCGGGCTCGGAGCGTTCACGCTGCCGTTCGATATGGACAAATACAATCTGGACACTGAAGCAGCAGGGGATGTCATTCTCAAGCGGAAGCCCAAGTTGGTAATCCTGGGAGCATCGCTGATACTGTTCCCCTACGACATGAAGCCTATCAGGGAGGCCTGCGATGACGCGGGCTCCACCCTGGTGTATGACGGTTCCCATGTCCTGGGCCTCATAGCCGGCGGGGAGTTCCAGAATCCCCTGAAGGAAGGCGCTGAGATTCTCTACGGTTCCACTCACAAGAGCTTCTTCGGCCCCCAAGGAGGCATCATACTCACAGACCGCAAGGAGCACGACGAGTCCATCAGGAGGAATCTGACCTGGCGGATAGTGGATAACGTGCACTGGAACAGAGTTGCCTCTATGGGCCATGCGCTCCTGGAGATGAGGGCGTTCGGACCGAAGTATGCAAAGCAGGTCGTCAAGAACACTCAGAGGCTCGGGAAAGAGTTGAAGGAGAGAGGCTTCCCGATCATGTTCGAAGAGCTCGGGTTCTCTAGGTCGCACCAACTCCTGTACGACGTAAAGGAGATGAGAGCTATCTATGGCTTGGGCTTGAACGATTTCTCCATCCGGATGGAACGGTCGAACCTGATCATCGACTCGGTCGGGAGGATCGGCACTGGTGAGATCACCCGAATGGGGTTTAGGGAGAAGGATCTGTCAGCACTAGCGGACCTCTTCATGGCCGCGACCAAGGGCAAGAACGTGAAGAAGGATGTCAAGACTCTCAGGGATGATTTCGACATGGA